A part of Micromonospora chersina genomic DNA contains:
- a CDS encoding MBL fold metallo-hydrolase, whose protein sequence is MGDAAEPRYLRSNVILEPLVDRFYAWLHTVAPVQASMNLAFLHLPLLESYLQNPSVHVAASTNPAMRGGYFVGIEEERAGEVADLVKSIKEDRADMLAFAAGVAEAEDMIRQEATGFDLTPLYPKLPAALKGLVEMAYDTSNQASLHFLEALLYHSPAYDEGRQSVQLSLDDGVERPFILSTPRLPKPGVLDLPLPFRHPGLAELVAARVRPTTLDRLREALELDDGQAGALDRLLTDRPSLSPDRHIDGGGRIRYYGHACLVFQTEQAAIVTDPFISTDNRHGDRFTLDDLPDHIDLVLITHGHQDHIVLETLLQLRGRIGAVVVPRTSRGNLPDPSMGLYLKHLGLPVIEVDDFDEVAFPGGTVTATPFLGEHADLDIRGKSTYWLRLAGKSIFVGADSSGIDPTLYRYVRGHLGKADIAFLGMECDGAPLTWLYKGLLTRPVSKKMSDSRKLSGSNAAQAGQIMTELGADEGYIYAMGEESWQGHVMATTYTEDTYQLKQIEEFLSWCADRGLTGEHLFNKREWRW, encoded by the coding sequence ATGGGCGATGCCGCCGAGCCGAGGTATCTCCGCTCGAACGTGATCCTCGAACCGCTTGTCGACCGGTTCTACGCGTGGCTGCACACGGTCGCGCCCGTGCAGGCGTCGATGAACCTGGCGTTCCTGCACCTGCCGCTGCTCGAGTCGTACCTGCAGAACCCGTCGGTGCACGTCGCGGCGAGCACCAACCCGGCGATGCGGGGCGGCTACTTCGTCGGCATCGAGGAGGAACGCGCCGGCGAGGTGGCCGACCTGGTCAAGTCGATCAAGGAGGACCGGGCGGACATGCTGGCCTTCGCGGCCGGTGTCGCCGAGGCCGAGGACATGATCCGCCAGGAGGCCACGGGCTTCGACCTCACGCCGCTCTACCCGAAGCTGCCGGCCGCGCTGAAGGGCCTGGTGGAGATGGCGTACGACACCAGCAACCAGGCATCGCTGCACTTCCTGGAGGCGCTGCTGTACCACAGCCCCGCGTACGACGAGGGCCGCCAGTCGGTGCAGCTCTCGCTCGACGACGGCGTGGAGCGGCCGTTCATCCTCAGCACGCCGCGGCTGCCGAAGCCCGGCGTGCTCGACCTGCCGCTGCCGTTCCGGCACCCGGGCCTGGCCGAGCTTGTCGCCGCCCGGGTCCGCCCCACCACGCTGGACCGGCTGCGCGAGGCGCTGGAGCTGGACGACGGCCAGGCGGGCGCGCTGGACCGGCTGCTCACCGACCGGCCGAGCCTCTCCCCCGACCGGCACATCGACGGCGGCGGCCGGATCCGTTACTACGGCCACGCCTGCCTCGTGTTCCAGACCGAGCAGGCGGCCATCGTGACCGACCCGTTCATCAGCACCGACAACCGCCACGGCGACCGGTTCACCCTGGACGACCTGCCGGACCACATCGACCTGGTGCTCATCACCCACGGCCACCAGGACCACATCGTGCTGGAGACGCTGCTCCAGCTGCGCGGCCGGATCGGCGCCGTGGTGGTGCCGCGCACCTCCCGGGGCAACCTGCCGGACCCCTCGATGGGGCTCTACCTCAAGCACCTGGGCCTGCCGGTGATCGAGGTGGACGACTTCGACGAGGTGGCCTTCCCCGGCGGCACGGTGACCGCCACGCCGTTCCTCGGCGAGCACGCCGACCTCGACATCCGCGGCAAGTCGACCTACTGGCTCCGGCTGGCCGGCAAGTCGATCTTCGTGGGCGCCGACTCCTCCGGCATCGACCCGACCCTCTACCGCTACGTGCGCGGCCACCTCGGGAAGGCGGACATCGCCTTCCTCGGGATGGAGTGCGACGGCGCTCCGCTGACCTGGCTCTACAAGGGCCTGCTCACCAGGCCGGTCAGCAAGAAGATGAGCGACTCGCGCAAGCTGTCCGGCTCGAACGCCGCCCAGGCAGGCCAGATCATGACCGAGCTGGGCGCGGACGAGGGCTACATCTACGCGATGGGCGAGGAGAGCTGGCAGGGCCACGTCATGGCCACCACGTACACCGAGGACACCTACCAGCTCAAGCAGATCGAGGAGTTCCTGAGCTGGTGCGCCGACCGGGGGCTGACCGGCGAGCACCTGTTCAACAAGCGCGAATGGCGCTGGTGA
- a CDS encoding acyl carrier protein, which translates to MSETDLAAYRLTPDLVRSWLVERVADYLRCPAEEIDADAPLTEYGLDSVYAFALCGDIEETFGLTVEPTLLWEADSLAAVATELVALAGK; encoded by the coding sequence ATGTCCGAGACCGACCTGGCGGCCTACCGGCTGACGCCCGACCTCGTCCGGTCCTGGCTTGTCGAGCGGGTCGCCGACTACCTGCGCTGCCCGGCGGAGGAGATCGACGCGGACGCGCCGCTGACCGAGTACGGGCTGGACTCCGTGTACGCCTTCGCGCTCTGCGGCGACATCGAGGAGACCTTCGGGCTGACGGTCGAGCCCACCCTGCTCTGGGAGGCGGACTCGCTGGCCGCCGTCGCGACCGAGCTCGTGGCGCTGGCCGGGAAGTGA
- the hppD gene encoding 4-hydroxyphenylpyruvate dioxygenase produces MVAREIEYVELYVGDQQSAVDYFVSRFGFRQVAESAVDDTRSTLLRHGTVKIIVTAGPKTWKFLDGHGDGIADIALTCDDVDATVEAAAAAGATVSRSFRGHPVVTGFGDVGHTLLPATGGPADRLPAIGDWTPSTAPDGPAGRIRKLDHVAVCLAGGTLEQHADYYGAALGLNRYFSEYVAVGDQAMDSIVVRSASGEVTFTLVAPDPTKSPGQLDAFLGRNGGPGVQHLAFLVDEIVPAVREYGALGVEFLNTPDAYYEMLADRFTGMTEEIGQLRETNVLADRDEWGYLLQLFTRSPYEANTLFYELIQRRGSRGFGSRNIRALYEAVERDRLIAD; encoded by the coding sequence GTGGTTGCACGAGAGATTGAATACGTCGAGCTGTACGTGGGCGATCAGCAGTCCGCGGTCGACTACTTCGTCTCCCGCTTCGGATTCCGGCAGGTCGCCGAGTCCGCGGTGGACGACACCCGCTCCACCCTGCTCCGGCACGGCACCGTGAAGATCATCGTCACCGCGGGCCCGAAGACCTGGAAGTTCCTCGACGGGCACGGCGACGGCATCGCCGACATCGCGCTGACCTGTGACGACGTGGACGCCACAGTCGAGGCCGCCGCGGCGGCCGGTGCCACCGTGAGCCGCTCCTTCCGCGGCCACCCCGTCGTCACCGGCTTCGGCGACGTCGGCCACACCCTGCTGCCCGCCACCGGCGGCCCGGCCGACCGGCTCCCGGCGATCGGTGACTGGACGCCGTCGACCGCCCCGGACGGCCCCGCCGGCCGCATCCGCAAGCTCGACCACGTGGCGGTCTGCCTGGCCGGCGGCACCCTCGAACAGCACGCCGACTACTACGGCGCGGCCCTCGGGCTGAACCGGTACTTCAGCGAGTACGTGGCGGTGGGGGACCAGGCCATGGACTCCATCGTGGTCCGCAGCGCCTCCGGCGAGGTGACCTTCACCCTGGTCGCGCCGGACCCGACCAAGAGCCCGGGGCAGCTCGACGCGTTCCTCGGCCGCAACGGCGGCCCCGGCGTGCAGCACCTCGCCTTCCTTGTCGACGAGATCGTCCCCGCGGTACGCGAGTACGGTGCCCTGGGCGTGGAGTTCCTCAACACCCCGGACGCCTACTACGAGATGCTCGCCGACCGGTTCACCGGGATGACCGAGGAGATCGGCCAGCTCCGCGAGACCAACGTGCTGGCCGACCGCGACGAGTGGGGCTACCTGCTCCAGCTCTTCACCCGGTCGCCGTACGAGGCGAACACCCTCTTCTACGAGCTCATCCAGCGACGCGGCTCGCGCGGCTTCGGCAGCCGCAACATCCGGGCGCTGTACGAGGCGGTGGAGCGGGACCGCCTCATCGCCGACTGA
- a CDS encoding ABC transporter ATP-binding protein — MLGLRVENLVEPQKIKPGTVRRILPYALRYRWSLLVVLLTTIVESVITVASPLLLKMIIDDGIIPGKKSVVVGLAALVAGLALVNVVAIYAQTWFSGRVGQGLIYDLRTRVFAHVQRQPLAFFTRTQTGSLVSRLNTDVVGAEQAVTSLLSQTVSTVLTLVLVLVTMFWLSWPLTVAALVLIPIFFLPGKLVAGRLERLARGGMQIDAELGSMMAERFNVSGAMLVKLYGRPAEEEKTFSGKAARVRDIAISMAVHGRILFILATLLATVTTALVYGFGGSLVIDGRLGVGTLVAMVALLLQLYGPINQLTNIQVDVMTALVSFDRVFEVLDLKPLIAERPGARDLPATPAGTAPDVEFDGVTFRYPAADEVSLASLETISLPGREKGGSTQILTDVSFVAPAGALTALVGPSGAGKTTITHLVPRLYDPSAGTVRIGGHDVRELTLRSLGDTVGVVTQDAHLFHDTIRANLLYARPDATERELVEACEAARIWEPISELPDGLDTVVGDRGYRLSGGEKQRLAVARLLLKSPPIVVLDEATAHLDSESEAAIQRALKTALAGRTSLVIAHRLSTILDADQILVIDGGRIQERGTHEELLALDGLYAELYRTQFAHQRGADPDPLLPAAHPA; from the coding sequence GTGCTCGGTCTCCGCGTCGAGAATCTGGTTGAACCGCAGAAGATCAAACCCGGCACCGTACGCCGGATCCTGCCGTACGCCCTGCGCTACCGCTGGTCCCTGCTCGTGGTGCTGCTGACCACGATCGTCGAGTCGGTCATCACGGTGGCGAGCCCGCTGCTGCTCAAGATGATCATCGACGACGGCATCATCCCCGGTAAGAAGTCGGTGGTGGTCGGGCTCGCCGCACTTGTCGCCGGGCTGGCCCTGGTCAACGTCGTGGCGATCTACGCGCAGACCTGGTTCTCCGGGCGGGTCGGGCAGGGCCTCATCTACGACCTGCGCACCAGGGTCTTCGCCCACGTGCAGCGGCAGCCGCTGGCGTTCTTCACCCGCACCCAGACCGGGTCGCTGGTCAGCCGGCTCAACACCGACGTGGTCGGCGCCGAGCAGGCGGTCACCTCGCTGCTGTCCCAGACGGTCTCCACGGTGCTGACCCTGGTCCTGGTGCTGGTCACCATGTTCTGGCTGTCCTGGCCGCTCACCGTGGCGGCGCTGGTGCTGATCCCGATCTTCTTCCTCCCCGGCAAGCTGGTCGCCGGGCGGCTGGAGCGGCTGGCCCGCGGCGGCATGCAGATCGACGCCGAACTCGGCTCGATGATGGCCGAGCGGTTCAACGTCTCCGGCGCCATGCTGGTGAAGCTCTACGGCCGCCCGGCCGAGGAGGAGAAGACCTTCTCCGGCAAGGCCGCCCGGGTCCGCGACATCGCCATCTCCATGGCGGTGCACGGCCGGATCCTGTTCATCCTGGCCACCCTCCTCGCCACCGTCACCACCGCACTGGTGTACGGCTTCGGCGGCAGCCTCGTGATCGACGGCCGCCTCGGCGTCGGCACCCTGGTCGCCATGGTGGCCCTGCTGCTCCAGCTGTACGGCCCGATCAACCAGCTCACGAACATCCAGGTCGACGTGATGACCGCCCTGGTCAGCTTCGACCGGGTCTTCGAGGTCCTGGACCTGAAGCCGCTCATCGCCGAGCGCCCGGGCGCCCGGGACCTGCCGGCCACCCCGGCCGGCACCGCCCCGGACGTGGAGTTCGACGGGGTGACGTTCCGCTACCCCGCCGCCGACGAGGTCTCCCTGGCCTCGCTGGAGACCATCTCGCTGCCCGGCCGCGAGAAGGGCGGCAGCACCCAGATCCTCACCGACGTGAGCTTCGTGGCGCCGGCGGGCGCGCTGACCGCGTTGGTCGGGCCGTCCGGCGCAGGCAAGACCACAATCACCCACCTGGTGCCCCGGCTCTACGACCCGAGTGCCGGCACGGTGCGGATCGGCGGGCACGACGTCCGCGAGCTGACCCTGCGCTCGCTCGGCGACACGGTCGGCGTGGTCACCCAGGACGCGCACCTGTTCCACGACACCATCCGGGCCAACCTGCTCTACGCCCGCCCCGACGCCACCGAGCGGGAGCTGGTCGAGGCGTGCGAGGCGGCCCGGATCTGGGAGCCCATCTCGGAGCTGCCCGACGGGCTGGACACCGTGGTCGGCGACCGCGGCTACCGGCTGTCCGGCGGCGAGAAGCAGCGCCTCGCGGTGGCCCGGCTGCTGTTGAAGTCCCCGCCCATCGTGGTCCTCGACGAGGCGACCGCCCACCTGGACTCCGAGTCCGAGGCGGCCATCCAGCGGGCGCTGAAGACGGCGCTGGCCGGGCGTACCTCGCTGGTCATCGCGCACCGCCTCTCCACCATCCTGGACGCCGACCAGATCCTGGTCATCGACGGCGGGCGGATCCAGGAGCGCGGCACGCACGAGGAGCTGCTCGCCCTCGACGGCCTGTACGCCGAGCTGTACCGCACCCAGTTCGCCCACCAGCGCGGCGCCGACCCCGATCCACTCCTCCCCGCCGCCCACCCCGCCTGA
- a CDS encoding alpha/beta fold hydrolase, which translates to MDFLTSNGIRLAYQRSGAGEPVLLIMGSDSAGRAWTIHQTPALHRAGYATVVFDNRGIPPSDAPAGKYALADMVADTRGLIEALDLAPCRIVGTSLGAMIAQELAIDHPELVRCAVLVATRGRLDAARRAQHEADLALIESGLRLPAAYEAAHKVFTMFSPATLNDDTAVAGWLDLFELSGAGLTSSGQAWADLTGDRLAALGRVTAPCRVVAFADDLITPPHLCAEVAEAIPDCDLVEIPDCGHLGYLERPEELNRALIEFFDTH; encoded by the coding sequence ATGGACTTCCTGACCAGCAACGGGATCCGGCTCGCCTACCAGCGCTCCGGCGCGGGCGAGCCGGTTCTCCTGATCATGGGCTCGGACTCGGCCGGGCGGGCCTGGACCATACACCAGACCCCCGCCCTGCACCGGGCCGGCTACGCCACTGTCGTCTTCGACAACCGGGGCATCCCACCGTCGGACGCGCCCGCCGGCAAGTACGCGCTGGCCGACATGGTGGCCGACACCCGAGGCCTCATCGAGGCGCTGGACCTGGCCCCGTGCCGGATCGTCGGCACCTCGCTGGGCGCGATGATCGCCCAGGAGCTGGCCATCGACCACCCCGAGCTGGTGCGGTGCGCGGTGCTGGTGGCCACCCGGGGCCGGCTGGACGCGGCCCGGCGGGCCCAGCACGAGGCCGATCTCGCGCTCATCGAGTCGGGGCTGCGGCTGCCCGCCGCGTACGAGGCGGCGCACAAGGTGTTCACCATGTTCTCGCCGGCCACCCTGAACGACGACACGGCGGTGGCCGGCTGGCTGGACCTCTTCGAGCTGTCCGGTGCCGGCCTCACGTCCAGCGGCCAGGCGTGGGCCGACCTGACCGGCGACCGGCTCGCGGCGCTGGGCCGGGTCACCGCCCCGTGCCGGGTGGTCGCCTTCGCCGACGACCTGATCACCCCGCCGCACCTGTGCGCCGAGGTGGCCGAGGCGATCCCCGACTGCGACCTGGTCGAGATCCCCGACTGCGGCCACCTCGGCTACCTGGAGCGCCCGGAGGAGCTGAACCGGGCGCTCATCGAATTTTTCGACACCCACTAG
- the dpgA gene encoding 3,5-dihydroxyphenylacetyl-CoA synthase DpgA has translation MTTTLSAPEQGVLRLPATRPRSRPAAPPAARITGVGTAVTADSYSQRELLDIFDITDPRIRSVFLNSAIDRRHLTLPPRDAAGTVLPESQGALLAKHRRLAVEMGANAVRECLARIGADPRDIDYLCCVTTTGFLTPGLSAFLIRELGIEVRCHRVDVVGMGCNAGLNALGGTAAWSAAHPGRLALMVCTEACSAAYVIDGSMRTAVVNSLFGDGAAAIALVAPADGDAAAEPAGPRILSFASHLITDAMGAMRYDWDDDQHKFSFYLDPDIPYVVGAHAERVVDRLLGEHHLRRSDIRHWLVHSGGKKVIDAVRVNLGLSRHDVRHTIGVLRDHGNLSSGSFLFSYRRLIEEGVVRRGDHGVMMTMGPGSTIETALVQW, from the coding sequence ATGACCACCACGCTCAGCGCCCCCGAGCAGGGCGTCCTCCGCCTTCCCGCCACCCGCCCCCGCAGCCGCCCGGCCGCCCCGCCGGCGGCCCGGATCACCGGGGTCGGCACCGCGGTGACCGCCGACTCCTACAGCCAGCGGGAGCTGCTCGACATCTTCGACATCACCGACCCGCGGATCCGGTCGGTCTTCCTCAACAGCGCCATCGACCGCCGGCACCTCACCCTGCCGCCCCGGGACGCCGCCGGCACGGTGCTGCCCGAGAGCCAGGGCGCGCTCCTGGCCAAGCACCGGCGGCTGGCCGTCGAGATGGGCGCGAACGCCGTACGCGAATGCCTCGCCCGCATCGGCGCCGACCCGCGCGACATCGACTACCTGTGCTGCGTCACCACCACCGGCTTCCTCACCCCGGGGCTGAGCGCCTTCCTCATCCGGGAGCTGGGCATCGAGGTCCGCTGCCACCGGGTCGACGTGGTGGGCATGGGCTGCAACGCCGGCCTGAACGCCCTCGGCGGGACCGCCGCCTGGTCCGCCGCCCACCCCGGCCGGCTCGCCCTCATGGTGTGCACGGAGGCGTGCTCCGCCGCGTACGTGATCGACGGGAGCATGCGCACGGCGGTGGTCAACAGCCTGTTCGGTGACGGCGCGGCCGCGATCGCCCTGGTCGCCCCGGCGGACGGCGACGCCGCCGCGGAGCCGGCCGGGCCGCGGATCCTGTCGTTCGCCAGTCACCTGATCACCGACGCCATGGGCGCCATGCGCTACGACTGGGACGACGACCAGCACAAGTTCAGCTTCTACCTGGACCCGGACATCCCCTACGTGGTCGGCGCGCACGCCGAGCGGGTCGTCGACCGGCTCCTCGGCGAGCACCACCTGCGCCGCAGCGACATCCGGCACTGGCTGGTGCACTCCGGCGGGAAGAAGGTGATCGACGCGGTACGCGTCAACCTCGGTCTGTCCCGGCACGACGTCCGGCACACCATCGGCGTGCTGCGCGACCACGGCAATCTGTCGAGCGGTTCGTTCCTCTTCTCCTACCGGCGGCTGATAGAGGAGGGCGTGGTGCGGCGTGGCGACCACGGCGTCATGATGACCATGGGTCCGGGATCCACCATCGAGACGGCGCTGGTCCAGTGGTGA
- a CDS encoding amidohydrolase family protein → MLAIRSGAAFDGVGPALVERPLVLVDEGRIAEVRAGGVPPPGAEVIDLGGATLLPGLIDAHVHLVFDGSADPVGAIERLSDEELLDRMRTAARTCLAAGITTVRDLGDRAYLAVRLRDELVAEPAAGPEILAAGPPVTTSQGHCWFLGGAADGVDGVRAAVRARAERGVDVIKVMATGGEMTPGTRSHEVQYGPDELRAAVEEAHRHGLPVAVHAHGVAGIENAVAAGVDTIEHCSFMTVDGVDSRPDLIAAIARAGIVVSTTLGVVPGFAPPPRISARLDGFLANVRQMRDAGVTVVCGSDAGIGPPKPHDVLPYGAAMLVECGFPPVAALRAVTSSAAWACRVGERKGRLAPGFDADLLAVDGDPLADITALRAVTAVFRAGSRVR, encoded by the coding sequence ATGTTGGCGATTCGTAGCGGCGCCGCGTTCGACGGCGTCGGTCCTGCCCTGGTCGAGCGGCCCCTGGTGCTCGTCGACGAGGGGCGGATCGCCGAGGTGCGGGCCGGGGGTGTGCCACCGCCCGGCGCGGAGGTGATCGACCTGGGCGGCGCGACGCTGCTGCCCGGCCTCATCGACGCCCACGTACACCTCGTCTTCGACGGCAGCGCGGACCCGGTCGGCGCCATCGAGCGGCTGTCCGACGAGGAACTGCTCGATCGCATGCGCACCGCGGCGCGCACCTGCCTGGCGGCGGGCATCACGACCGTGCGGGACCTGGGCGACCGGGCCTATCTGGCGGTGCGGCTCCGCGACGAGCTGGTCGCCGAGCCGGCTGCCGGTCCAGAGATCCTCGCGGCCGGCCCGCCCGTCACCACCAGCCAGGGCCACTGCTGGTTCCTCGGCGGCGCGGCGGACGGGGTCGACGGCGTCCGGGCGGCGGTACGCGCCCGCGCCGAGCGCGGCGTCGACGTGATCAAGGTGATGGCGACCGGTGGCGAGATGACGCCCGGGACGCGTTCGCACGAGGTGCAGTACGGCCCGGACGAGCTGCGCGCGGCCGTCGAGGAGGCGCACCGCCACGGGCTGCCCGTGGCGGTGCACGCCCATGGCGTGGCGGGGATAGAGAACGCCGTCGCCGCGGGCGTCGACACGATCGAGCACTGCTCGTTCATGACTGTCGACGGGGTGGACTCACGCCCGGATCTCATCGCGGCGATCGCCCGGGCGGGCATCGTCGTCTCGACGACCCTCGGGGTCGTTCCCGGATTCGCACCCCCGCCGCGGATATCCGCCCGGCTCGACGGGTTCCTGGCCAACGTGCGCCAGATGCGGGACGCCGGCGTCACGGTGGTGTGTGGCAGCGACGCCGGCATCGGGCCGCCGAAGCCCCACGACGTCCTCCCGTACGGCGCCGCGATGCTTGTCGAGTGCGGTTTCCCGCCGGTCGCGGCGCTGCGCGCGGTGACCTCGTCGGCCGCGTGGGCGTGCCGGGTCGGCGAGCGCAAGGGGCGGCTGGCGCCCGGCTTCGACGCCGACCTGCTCGCCGTGGACGGCGATCCCCTCGCCGACATCACCGCCCTCCGCGCCGTCACGGCCGTGTTCCGCGCCGGCAGTCGGGTGCGCTGA